In Yarrowia lipolytica chromosome 1F, complete sequence, a genomic segment contains:
- a CDS encoding uncharacterized protein (Compare to YALI0F20152g, some similarities with uniprot|P40467 Saccharomyces cerevisiae YIL130w) — MGSSLSLPLINQLPQHLFHQHPPFSFTNFRFSASIMKFSTTTVIVAATLGLAAPAFQQDASNSDFIYQLQVSDKNNQFNQQLFTDGTNIYYGPRNQNTAPQGQNLVTITVFMDSNGNLQSIDNQNRYVSVGSNGRMQMSNQHRGRWNVQTNRNNNNDVSLRFDNNPKFLACPVQNYNSGSRSRGKREESESAAARKDHQNNWNNNQNWNNQNGQKDNQVYQVYVNNAPCANPVELSLNGQKRGRRNQWNNRNNRNVARDVSTETPEATIVLRVNGVTRQNAMYSPVFNQDGRMYTQMQRDNHHFSDDQHGNNMFRLSQDGQIIDTRSQQYARLGQNQQLSMTNNQNQGLLFTVDINGNLQYNGNQFLACDTGNNGLYEVRPAGAEGAAASCANAQAITIQIDQQ, encoded by the coding sequence ATGGGCTCTTCATTATCTCTACCCTTGATCAATCAACTTCCCCAACATCTCTTTCACCAACATCCTCCTTTCAGTTTTACCAACTTCAGATTTTCAGCTTCCATCATGAAATTCTCCACTACCACCGTTATTGTCGCTGCTACTCTTGGCCTGGCTGCTCCTGCTTTCCAGCAGGATGCTTCCAACAGCGACTTTATCTACCAGCTCCAGGTTTCTGACAAGAACAACCAGTTCAACCAGCAGCTGTTCACCGATGGAACCAACATCTACTATGGTCCCCGGAACCAGAACACTGCTCCTCAGGGCCAGAATCTTGTGACAATCACCGTCTTCATGGACAGCAACGGAAACCTGCAGTCCATCGACAACCAGAACCGATACGTCTCTGTTGGCAGCAATGGCCGAATGCAGATGTCCAACCAACATCGAGGTCGATGGAATGTTCAGACCAAccgaaacaacaacaatgatGTTTCTCTGCGGTTCGACAACAACCCCAAATTCCTGGCTTGCCCTGTCCAGAACTACAACAGCGGTTCTCGATCCAGAGGCAAGCGAGAAGAGTCCGAGTCTGCTGCCGCCCGGAAGGACCACCAGAACAACTGGAACAATAACCAGAACTGGAACAACCAGAACGGCCAGAAGGACAACCAGGTTTACCAGGTTTACGTCAACAACGCTCCCTGTGCCAACCCCGTTGAGCTGTCCCTGAACGGCCAGAAGCGGGGTCGACGAAACCAGTGGAACAACCGAAACAACCGAAACGTTGCCCGAGATGTGTCTACTGAGACTCCCGAGGCAACCATTGTTCTTCGAGTCAACGGAGTCACCCGACAGAACGCTATGTATTCTCCTGTCTTCAACCAGGATGGCCGAATGTACACCCAGATGCAGCGAGACAACCACCACTTCTCCGACGACCAGCACGGCAACAACATGTTCCGACTGTCGCAGGATGGCCAGATCATCGACACCCGATCCCAGCAGTACGCTCGGCTTggccagaaccagcagtTGTCCATGACCAACAACCAGAATCAGGGACTGCTGTTCACTGTTGACATCAATGGAAACCTGCAGTACAACGGTAACCAGTTCCTAGCTTGTGATACAGGAAACAACGGTCTGTACGAGGTTCGACCTGCCGGAGCCGAGGGAgctgcagcttcttgtgctAACGCCCAGGCAATTACCATCCAGATTGACCAGCAGTAA